One Amycolatopsis sp. NBC_00355 genomic window carries:
- a CDS encoding TetR/AcrR family transcriptional regulator, which translates to MQPRKLRADAQRNVDALLEAAKNVFATSGVDAPAKEITDLAGVGVGTLYRHFPQRADLVVAVLHRGIDTCAAAGPALSAEHEPEVALAEWLRRYTAFVGTKRGLATALHSGDPAFDGLPGYFMQRLEPVLGALLDAAVATGGTRADVSAKDLMHAIALLCQPVRGEGIEFNQRMVAVLVDGLRRA; encoded by the coding sequence ATGCAACCGCGCAAGCTGCGCGCCGATGCCCAGCGCAACGTCGACGCCCTGCTCGAAGCCGCCAAAAACGTCTTCGCCACCTCGGGTGTGGACGCTCCCGCGAAGGAGATCACCGACCTGGCCGGGGTCGGTGTCGGGACGCTCTACCGGCACTTCCCGCAGCGCGCCGACCTCGTCGTGGCCGTGCTGCACCGGGGGATCGACACCTGCGCCGCCGCCGGGCCTGCGCTCAGTGCCGAGCATGAACCCGAGGTGGCGCTCGCGGAGTGGCTTCGCCGGTACACCGCGTTCGTCGGGACCAAACGCGGCCTCGCGACGGCCCTGCACTCGGGGGATCCGGCCTTCGACGGCCTGCCCGGGTACTTCATGCAACGGCTCGAACCCGTGCTCGGCGCGCTGCTCGACGCCGCCGTCGCGACCGGCGGGACCCGCGCCGACGTCAGCGCGAAGGACCTGATGCACGCCATCGCCCTCTTGTGCCAGCCGGTGCGCGGCGAGGGCATCGAGTTCAACCAGCGCATGGTCGCCGTGCTCGTCGACGGGCTCCGGCGCGCCTGA
- a CDS encoding aldo/keto reductase, with amino-acid sequence MQYRTLGRTGIKVSPYALGTLMFATSIGNPDPEDSIRVIHKALDAGINFVDTADAYGDVEDVVGKALKGRRDNVVLATKFSRPTGEDPNHQGTSRRWIMTAVENSLRRLQTDHIDLYQIHRPDPSTDIEETLSALNDLIHSGKVRAIGTSAMPVSDIVEAQWAASRRGFERFHTEQPPYSILSRGIEREVLPTAQRHGMGTLVWGPLGQGMLTGRVRRDGANDLRRAGMLKHLNDSHRIEVVEQLIPLAASAGMPLTHLAMAFAISHPGVTSAIIGPRTMAHLDDLLAGLEITLSDEVLDRIDEIVPPGTNVSALDQDFVPQALREVPLRRRPMSERSAA; translated from the coding sequence ATGCAGTACCGCACCCTCGGCCGCACCGGCATCAAGGTCAGCCCGTACGCGCTCGGCACCCTGATGTTCGCGACGTCCATCGGCAACCCCGACCCCGAGGACTCGATCCGCGTCATCCACAAGGCCCTGGACGCCGGCATCAACTTCGTCGACACGGCCGACGCCTACGGCGACGTCGAAGACGTGGTGGGCAAGGCCCTCAAGGGCCGCCGCGACAACGTGGTCCTGGCCACGAAGTTCAGCCGCCCGACCGGCGAAGACCCCAACCACCAGGGCACCTCACGACGCTGGATCATGACCGCGGTCGAGAACTCGTTGCGCCGCTTGCAGACCGACCACATCGACCTGTACCAGATCCACCGCCCGGACCCGTCGACGGACATCGAGGAAACGCTCTCGGCGCTGAACGACCTGATCCACAGCGGCAAGGTCCGCGCGATCGGCACGTCGGCGATGCCGGTATCGGACATCGTCGAAGCCCAGTGGGCCGCCTCCCGCCGAGGCTTCGAGCGTTTCCACACGGAGCAGCCGCCGTACTCGATCCTGAGCCGGGGCATCGAGCGCGAAGTCCTCCCGACAGCGCAACGCCACGGAATGGGCACGCTGGTCTGGGGCCCCCTGGGCCAAGGAATGCTCACGGGCCGAGTCCGCCGAGACGGCGCGAACGACCTCCGCCGCGCGGGCATGCTGAAGCACCTGAACGACTCGCACCGCATCGAGGTGGTGGAGCAGCTGATCCCCTTGGCAGCCTCGGCGGGCATGCCGCTGACCCACCTGGCGATGGCGTTCGCGATCTCCCACCCGGGCGTGACAAGCGCGATCATCGGCCCGCGCACAATGGCCCACCTGGACGACCTCCTGGCCGGACTGGAGATCACCCTGTCGGACGAGGTACTGGACCGGATCGACGAGATAGTCCCGCCGGGCACGAACGTGAGCGCGCTGGACCAGGACTTCGTACCGCAGGCATTGCGGGAGGTCCCCCTCCGCCGCCGCCCGATGAGCGAACGCTCGGCAGCCTGA
- a CDS encoding DUF4041 domain-containing protein produces MADASVDQEDQPAADSPVEAPPVAATPRPDVVEPPRDLDLQEEPSASVRQELEAVREQLDQARSQLVELNDAILLQQVGIYEYHHPLENAEQLKEALAAIRQEVKEFVKNGVAILAADRFAYNNSLAQGRKMTADFSKLMLRAYNAEADNCVRSVRAGTVASAKQRLDRSVESIVKLGKMMEMRVAPEYHLLRLREIELTGDYHFKVQEEREAARAERERLREEKRAEAELQSERDRLEKERDHYANALAKLAEQGKQEQAEELRERLTAIDDAIAQNDYRIANIRAGYVYVISNIGAFGESVVKIGMTRRLEPRDRILELGDASVPFPFDTHLLHFSEDAIALENELHKMFADRRLNQVNLRREFFFITPQEIRAVLAEKLGNILEFNETPEASQYFQSRASWPEESRR; encoded by the coding sequence GTGGCCGACGCTTCGGTCGATCAAGAGGACCAGCCCGCCGCGGACTCGCCGGTGGAAGCTCCTCCGGTTGCCGCGACTCCGCGGCCTGACGTCGTCGAGCCGCCGCGTGACCTCGATCTGCAAGAGGAACCGTCCGCGTCGGTCCGCCAGGAGCTCGAAGCCGTCCGCGAACAGCTCGACCAGGCAAGAAGTCAGCTGGTCGAGCTCAACGATGCGATCCTGCTCCAGCAGGTCGGGATCTACGAGTACCACCACCCTCTCGAGAACGCCGAACAGCTCAAGGAGGCACTGGCCGCGATTCGGCAAGAGGTGAAGGAGTTCGTCAAGAACGGCGTCGCGATCCTCGCCGCTGACCGGTTCGCCTACAACAACTCGCTGGCGCAGGGCCGGAAGATGACGGCCGACTTTTCGAAGCTCATGTTGCGGGCGTACAACGCCGAGGCCGACAACTGTGTCCGATCCGTTCGCGCCGGCACGGTGGCCTCGGCCAAGCAGCGCCTCGACAGATCGGTCGAGTCGATCGTGAAGCTCGGCAAGATGATGGAGATGCGCGTCGCTCCCGAGTACCACCTGCTTCGGCTTCGCGAGATCGAACTGACTGGTGACTACCACTTCAAGGTGCAGGAGGAACGCGAAGCGGCCAGGGCTGAGCGCGAACGTCTGAGGGAAGAGAAACGTGCGGAAGCGGAACTCCAATCCGAACGCGACCGGTTGGAGAAGGAACGCGACCACTACGCCAACGCCCTGGCGAAACTTGCCGAGCAGGGCAAGCAAGAGCAAGCTGAGGAGCTGCGCGAGCGATTGACCGCCATCGACGACGCGATAGCGCAGAACGACTATCGCATCGCCAACATCCGGGCTGGGTATGTATACGTCATCAGCAACATCGGTGCGTTCGGTGAGAGCGTCGTGAAGATCGGGATGACCCGGCGCCTCGAACCTCGGGACCGCATCCTGGAACTCGGTGACGCGTCGGTTCCGTTCCCCTTCGACACTCACCTGCTGCACTTCTCGGAGGACGCGATCGCGCTCGAGAACGAGCTGCACAAGATGTTCGCTGATCGCCGGCTGAACCAGGTCAACCTGCGACGGGAGTTCTTCTTCATCACGCCGCAAGAGATTCGCGCGGTTCTGGCCGAGAAGCTCGGAAACATCCTCGAGTTCAACGAGACACCCGAGGCGTCGCAGTACTTCCAGAGTCGCGCGTCCTGGCCGGAGGAGAGCCGTAGGTAG
- a CDS encoding Crp/Fnr family transcriptional regulator has protein sequence MDETKEGRDLNQKPWPASSLLGRMSGRVREAFLELGTAVTYGARQKIIRQGEESHHVLVLVDGIVKVFVETEFGSPVLLGLRGRGDLLGEMSVLEGRPRSANVMTCTAAHVKLIKSAQLKNFLDRNPDAWSAVAASLSSRLHWANKRRAEFVACPAPVRVGRVLAEITGRYGVRTAEGWDLDVSLTQAEIASLAGVALATFEKALQLLHRAGLVRRQYRRIVVDDLEGLALFGGSDLRNPYQYGMGDADVAQS, from the coding sequence GTGGACGAGACGAAGGAGGGGAGGGATTTGAACCAGAAACCATGGCCGGCGAGCAGTCTGCTCGGCCGGATGTCCGGCCGGGTTAGGGAGGCCTTTCTCGAACTGGGCACTGCGGTGACCTATGGCGCGCGGCAGAAGATCATTCGGCAAGGCGAGGAAAGTCACCATGTGCTGGTACTGGTCGACGGGATCGTGAAGGTCTTCGTCGAGACCGAATTCGGAAGTCCGGTGTTGCTGGGCCTTCGTGGCCGAGGTGACCTGCTCGGCGAGATGTCAGTTCTTGAAGGCAGGCCGCGTTCCGCCAATGTGATGACGTGCACCGCGGCCCACGTCAAGCTGATCAAGAGCGCGCAGCTGAAGAACTTCTTGGACCGCAATCCTGATGCCTGGAGCGCCGTGGCGGCGTCGCTGAGTTCGCGGCTGCATTGGGCGAACAAACGCCGAGCGGAGTTCGTCGCCTGCCCGGCGCCGGTCCGGGTCGGGCGAGTTCTCGCAGAGATCACCGGGCGTTATGGCGTACGCACGGCAGAGGGATGGGATCTCGACGTGTCGCTCACGCAGGCGGAGATCGCTTCTCTGGCAGGGGTTGCACTGGCGACATTCGAGAAGGCACTTCAGCTACTGCATCGAGCGGGACTGGTCCGCCGCCAATATCGACGGATAGTAGTCGACGATCTCGAGGGTCTGGCCCTGTTCGGGGGCAGTGACCTGCGAAACCCATATCAATACGGGATGGGCGACGCGGACGTGGCTCAGAGTTAA
- a CDS encoding Crp/Fnr family transcriptional regulator produces MSGRQEAVFPQGSFLAGLSPTARTALLGLGTAREFEPERVLLREADTSTHAFLLIDGCVKITGATPEGHVALLAIRVGGDLVGELAAMDGHPRVATVTTAGRVRARLIAQAEFRRFLAGFSDVSLAVSSSVGAKLRWATRRRIDFGSREVRIRLARVLLELATSYGTQTGTHVRIGVSLTQPELAALVGAAEPTVHRALATLRREGIVETGYRRVCVCDRVRLATVADG; encoded by the coding sequence GTGAGCGGTCGTCAGGAAGCGGTATTTCCTCAGGGCAGCTTTTTGGCCGGCCTGTCGCCGACGGCGCGAACCGCTCTGCTCGGATTGGGCACTGCGCGGGAGTTCGAGCCCGAACGGGTACTCCTCCGTGAGGCAGACACCAGCACGCATGCCTTTCTCCTGATCGACGGCTGTGTGAAGATCACCGGCGCCACTCCGGAAGGGCACGTCGCCCTGCTGGCCATCAGGGTAGGCGGCGATCTGGTCGGCGAACTGGCAGCCATGGACGGTCATCCACGTGTCGCCACCGTGACCACGGCCGGGCGAGTGCGAGCGCGCTTGATTGCGCAGGCCGAGTTCCGCCGATTCCTGGCCGGCTTCTCGGACGTATCACTGGCGGTGAGCAGTAGCGTAGGGGCGAAGCTGCGATGGGCCACACGCCGACGGATCGATTTCGGCAGCCGCGAAGTCCGGATCCGGCTCGCAAGAGTCCTGCTCGAGCTGGCGACATCGTACGGGACCCAGACCGGAACTCATGTGCGCATCGGCGTCTCGCTCACCCAGCCGGAACTCGCGGCGTTGGTGGGTGCCGCCGAGCCGACGGTGCACCGGGCACTGGCAACGCTGCGGCGAGAGGGCATCGTCGAGACGGGTTACCGCAGGGTATGTGTCTGCGACCGGGTCCGGCTCGCGACCGTCGCCGATGGTTAG
- a CDS encoding ricin-type beta-trefoil lectin domain protein, with amino-acid sequence MRFSRTKAALVAALPAVLSVAVIAGAPGTAAAAGPAFPAHYAAPYLQISDSDAGQLSADMNATGTKFFTLAFLTPQSGCTPVWEANGTGVGSFKTQISALQAAGGNVIPSFGGAEGGELAQTCTNTASLTAAYANVVNTYGTPRLDFDIEGGVLGDTASNQRRNSALAALQQQNGAVQVDYTLAVDPTGIPGNELDLLRDAKNKGVKVSVVNLMVMDFYDGQPVLGDALSAARASASQLASLYGISTSAAYAMMGLTPIAGRNDDGAQFSQSDAQQLETFAAQNGVAELSFWELQDYDRATGYAYSRIFNAITGGGTTTPPPAGSGTITGYGGKCVDVAGASSANGTTVDLYTCNGTTAQNWTSTAGTLRALGKCLDVNAASTANGAKVQLYDCNGTGAQQWTHTGNQLVNPASGKCLDATGPSSADGTPLQIWTCAGSANQSWTLN; translated from the coding sequence ATGCGCTTTTCCCGCACCAAAGCGGCACTCGTGGCGGCGTTGCCCGCCGTGCTGAGTGTTGCCGTCATCGCCGGCGCGCCCGGCACCGCGGCCGCGGCCGGCCCCGCCTTCCCCGCCCACTACGCGGCCCCCTACCTGCAGATCAGCGACTCCGACGCCGGTCAGCTGTCCGCCGACATGAACGCCACCGGCACCAAGTTCTTCACACTCGCGTTCCTCACCCCGCAGTCCGGCTGCACGCCGGTCTGGGAAGCGAACGGCACCGGCGTCGGCTCCTTCAAGACGCAGATCAGCGCGCTGCAGGCCGCGGGCGGCAACGTCATCCCCTCGTTCGGCGGCGCCGAAGGCGGTGAGCTGGCCCAGACCTGCACGAACACCGCCAGCCTGACCGCGGCGTACGCGAACGTGGTCAACACCTACGGCACGCCGCGCCTGGACTTCGATATCGAAGGCGGCGTCCTCGGCGACACGGCGTCGAACCAGCGCCGCAACTCCGCGCTGGCCGCACTGCAGCAGCAGAACGGCGCGGTCCAGGTCGACTACACGCTGGCCGTCGACCCCACAGGCATCCCGGGCAACGAGCTCGACCTGCTGCGCGACGCCAAGAACAAGGGCGTCAAGGTCAGCGTCGTCAACCTGATGGTGATGGACTTCTACGACGGCCAGCCGGTCCTGGGCGACGCCCTGTCCGCGGCCCGCGCCAGCGCGTCGCAGCTGGCGAGCCTCTACGGAATCTCGACGTCGGCGGCGTACGCGATGATGGGCTTGACCCCGATCGCCGGCCGCAACGACGACGGCGCGCAGTTCAGCCAGTCCGACGCGCAGCAGCTGGAGACGTTCGCCGCCCAGAACGGCGTCGCGGAGCTGTCGTTCTGGGAGCTCCAGGACTACGACCGCGCGACGGGCTACGCGTACTCGAGGATCTTCAACGCGATCACCGGCGGCGGCACGACCACCCCGCCGCCCGCGGGCAGCGGCACGATCACCGGCTACGGCGGCAAGTGCGTGGACGTGGCAGGAGCCTCCTCGGCGAACGGCACGACGGTCGACCTGTACACGTGCAACGGCACGACGGCCCAGAACTGGACGTCGACCGCGGGCACGCTCCGAGCACTGGGCAAGTGCCTGGACGTCAACGCGGCAAGCACGGCGAACGGCGCGAAGGTCCAGCTCTACGACTGCAACGGAACGGGCGCCCAGCAGTGGACCCATACGGGCAACCAGCTGGTCAACCCGGCCTCGGGCAAGTGCCTGGACGCCACGGGCCCCAGCTCCGCGGACGGCACCCCGCTGCAGATCTGGACGTGCGCGGGCAGCGCCAACCAGTCCTGGACGCTGAACTGA